The following DNA comes from Salvia hispanica cultivar TCC Black 2014 unplaced genomic scaffold, UniMelb_Shisp_WGS_1.0 HiC_scaffold_276, whole genome shotgun sequence.
ttctaaatatttatttgcgtatatggctattattatttaactatttacttttttttcatccactttaactatttgaaacacctctattaatatgaaaaggatggagtattaaaagtGGAATATggctaatactaataataacgggTATTATCGGGACTAACAGGTATACCCACGCGGGTAGCGGatatacccgctacccgcaaaattctaaaacacactacccgatcccgccccGTTTCCCGGTTATCGTTGGGTAAcgggtacccaatacccgGCAGGTAGCGGGTCGAGATGAGAATTACCCATTACCCGCTAccattttgccacccctatGTAAAGTACTGTTACCTAACTTGGTAAGTACGTGAACAGACTTGTTACTATAATTTCTAGCAGGACCACTATAGAAAAGTGGAACGAGGTTATATTTACTCATCATATTAGCCTCCGTATGCAATATATTAGGTGATCTCTTCTGgttttcatctatttttatCACATCATTATTGCCTCtctctttaaaatttttctaaaactttAACAGTTTTCAATTACATTTGAACCGTAACTAATCATAAATTTGCGAACTGATTTGGCTTATCAGAACACATTTACTTTGACAtaccctttttaaaaaaagatagcGATTCCATgttatgaattgaaaaaaaatgtgtggtctctttaattttttctcattacTTTCATATGCTATAATGCTCAACCTTTTGAATTGGTCCAAAAGTTGAAAGCTTTACTTTAATAATGACTGAATTAATAATGCCTTCTAATGCTTTGACACTATCAAACATAAGTATGAAAATACATGGTTGTTTAACTTATCTTCAGATTGttcgaaaataatttatcaaaaatgatCGAAATTAATTTTGCCACATATTCATAAGTTAAGAATAATCATAGATCCAGTtattaaaaactcaaaaaagcATAGCCTCGAATctaccaaattaaattatagtactactactattcataaaaacataatactctcttcgttccgTAATAATGAAGTCATTTTggcattttggtacgttccatagtagtaaaattattttccattttaataaaagtcaacTTATTTCTTGTCgtctactttttcctctcttttcctttattctgtttacttttttctctatctcttactactttattatcattttatttaatacattacacatcatttttttaatcttcgtgtaaaaaagaaacaatCTTACTACTATGAAACGAAGGGAGAAGTACttatctaatttattaaactcataaaatttgatacattacatgaattaattttgtccGAAGTTCTATTTCATTAACCTACCAAAAATATCAAGGCATTCTAATTTGTAACTCTgtcaaaaattgaattttgtatttttcttatCATTATACTCCTAATATCCTTTGTTTGagtcaaattattatttctctctctagtaggtagaaattaataattattcaaagagatttaacattaaataaaagttgTTACTtctcttaatatttttataaaattatctttttattgttaaattgCATAACTTTATTCATCAATCCCaacaaagcaaaaaaataagtCAACTTTTACCCAATTAGATTTGACTTCTCACTTATCTTCAATCCAAAAAGCCAATAATTAAGcttcattaaataaagaaatcaattttcctctctctctcacacagtcacacacacacaacaatgGCGGACACGAAGGTGGAGACGATAGCAAGACTGGCGCAGTGGAAAATCGAGAGCTTCGGTCCAACCAATCTGTACAAGAGATCCGAGCCGTTCAAAATCGGCATTTGGAACTGGTATCTGTAAGCTACCGCTTTTGTGCCTATATCTACGCTTACACACCGTTTTACACATGACGGCGATCGTGAATTTCCGATCGGTTGTTTCAGGCATTTATCGGTCGAGAAGAATCGCTCCGTTTACATCAGGCTTTTCCCCGAGCCGTCTCGTGTTTCGAAGGAGCAGCCGCCGATTGCTCGCTTCATCATTCGTGTTTCCACCTCCGCCTCCAATCGCAGGCCCTACGTCTCGCCCAGTGCGTATCTCTTTGACTTCGTTGACCTTTTTTCTGATCGATTCAGCATTTTTTGTGtggtttttgttgattttgctggattttgtttatttatttctattttgctctgtttttgtGAAGATTGAATAGCTTTTAATTGGGAAAATGTACTCAATTTCACCTCATGAATGCATATTCAACGCTTAACCAGTAAACGCCTATTTACTTTCTGCTAAATCGAGTCTATAAGTTTATTTGAGTCAATTTATTGATCAACACCTAAAATTTGACCTCGGTTTAGATTTGAGAaccttttcaatttatctGGCATTTTTTGGTAAATAGGTTTTTACTAGGTTAGATTTGGAAATGCAAGCATTTATCAGgttaaattattagtaaaaaatgatactctaCTGAAGAAATTAAATGCTGTAGAATTAGCTTCTGAGTTCTGAAGATAAGGAAATCAgttttttagataaattttgggggaaagaGAATCAAGAGATTATGCAACAAGAGTGTGATTCGATCATTCATGGTATCAAACAGGCAATTTCCTCTCTTTTGTGCATTTCTCTTCCGACTTTGATGTCAGTCTAATTCAAAGGATTCTTTGTTTTGGTGGCTTGCATAGGGGGTTGGTGATTGTAAATTCAAGACACTCTCAGACTTCGTGTTGAACACTTCATTAAGGTAGTGTTCGGTTtctaagataaaataataccaagatacaatctaggattgagtcgTGAGATTATTTAAGTCATagggggttagctatgactaattatcccatgattatccatctaggattgagttgtggggttgaacctcatgaaccaaacacactacaaatttaatctcggATACAATCTTGAAAACCGAACACTAATAGTGTGCTTCTTTGTTCTTTCCTGAGTTCTAACAGGACGATCAAGTTCTGGTGTagaaaaaaaagacataaGCTCATTATGtagatgttttaatttttcatgaaaagactTGATAAGTGTGCATATCATCATTGGATATATAGAGAAATGCACCCCTCACCTTTGTTCGAAAATTTACACTCACTATTTTGCATGTATATTTCTATGTATATGTAGATGTGTTACTAGATAGTAGTctttttgttataattaatgttcGTTATCTTATATGCCTGCAGTTCACGAGAGACTACTTCGTTCTAGTGATGACTTTGCTTGCCCTATCGATATTAACTTTCAAGGACGTTTTGTCATTGATGTTGAGTTTCTGGACCTTAAGATCTGCCCTATAAATGTGAGTGTTGCAACATTTTTATTAGAAAGTAGAAATAGACTTGAGATTCATGCTGAGAAATATGTAAGTGAAACGCATCATTTGCTGTCGCTGCTGAACTTCAGGGTGGAGAAGGCAGTTCTATATGGCCCAGCGACGGCCTGATGCAAAGTCAAGCGAGCCAAAGCACTCTCAGATGTCTCTGTCGCATGCTTGACGAGGAGATTCACGCAGACGTCACCATCAACTCCTCCGATGGATCTCTACGAGCTCACAGAGCTATTCTCTCCGCTAGTTCTCCTGTCTTTATGAGCATGTTCGAGCATGATCTCAAGGAGAAAGAGTCTTCAACAATCGACATTGAAGATATGACATCCGAGTCCTGCATGGCCCTCCTCACTTACCTGTACGGGGCGATAAGCCAGGAGGACTTCTGGAAGCACCGGCTGGCATTGCTGAGCGCGGCAAACAAGTACGACATCATGGACTTGAAGGATGCTTGCGAGGAGAGCCTGTTGGAAGACATTAACTCAGGGAACGTGCTCGAGAGACTACAGGAAGCTTGGCTCTACCAGCttgataaattaaagaagGGGTGCTTGGCGTACTTGCTTGATTTTGGCAAGATTTATGATGTGAGAGAAGAAATGAATGATTTCTTCAGAAATGCAGACAGAGAGCTAGTTGTAGAGATGTTCCAAGAGTTACTTGCAGTTTGGAAAccaacataaataattattgattgtATTTGTATGTAATATATTACCACTACtcttaataattattatgagTGGAGAAAGTGTATTGAGTGTAATAGTATGATGTTAAATTGTTATGGTGAAACATGGAATTGTATTATAGTCATTTCTTCATATTGGATTTATGGTTAAGAGCATCCATAATGGTATTAGGACTCTCTTTTCCCCGCCACGCGCTGCCAGagactaaaaatccacctcgCCACATCGCATTTAGGTAAAATTATGGATCACcaagcaataaaaataattcgaaATACAACCACTGACATTTTAcggaataaaattttaccatTAAATTacagaataaaatatactggaaaattcattcatttcattaaaaaaaaaggtacatagattaaaaaaaatacatgatttttttttataaaaaagtggCTTTCCACACACGAGTCTCGGGCCCACTCTCTACCCTTCGtcggccgccgccgccatccTCGCTCGCGTCgcctcgccgccgccaccctAAGTAAAATCTGAGTTCTGCCCAACCCCCTACCTGCATGCCTTCGAGGCATACAACGCAACTCGCATGCTCGAGCATCGAGTAGAGgaacctcttctccgtggggtcggtTGCgtcttccactcttggaagaccgcGAACATACGTTCCTCCGTCTTTGCACGCGATAATAAAGTGTACGCGCATGGAGGTGGGGGCCGAGATGACCTCATGGGGCGATAGGGATCCTCCCCGCACCTGCGCCGtggccaaccgggcgagggcgGCGAGCAACGGATGGAGGGGAGGGAAACTCCCGCATCCGGGAGGCCGGGGATCCTGCCTCGCCGCCGTCGGGGCCGTAGTTGCCGACTAGTTCGGCCCGCTTCGGCCGCATACCCCCCTGCATTCCCCCCGGCGCAccggccatcatccccatcaaccGCCCCCAAGGGACGTTAAACCCTGGGCCCATCTGGCCCCATCCAGATCCcacgggtaccgtgggagtATGAGAGCCGCTCGTCGCCggactggactcgttgttgttgtccatcgctctATGATGCTCTTGtgcagaaagttagagagagagaaaactcgttaaaacaagtggtgcaaatgaaaatgaaactaaaatcgcgtatatataggttttcaaaaaaaaaaaaaaaaaaaaaaaaggcgctggccgatcggcacgccacaatggcggccagcgcccctcgatcggctagcccacgccgattttcTAGCCGATTCGCCGCtggccgattgcaatggttcggctagccgatcggccagcgccgcgaatcggctagccggtcggctagcggcactgtggatgctctaatagtTTGTGGGTTACTGA
Coding sequences within:
- the LOC125198799 gene encoding BTB/POZ domain-containing protein At1g21780-like isoform X1, whose translation is MADTKVETIARLAQWKIESFGPTNLYKRSEPFKIGIWNWYLHLSVEKNRSVYIRLFPEPSRVSKEQPPIARFIIRVSTSASNRRPYVSPIHERLLRSSDDFACPIDINFQGRFVIDVEFLDLKICPINGGEGSSIWPSDGLMQSQASQSTLRCLCRMLDEEIHADVTINSSDGSLRAHRAILSASSPVFMSMFEHDLKEKESSTIDIEDMTSESCMALLTYLYGAISQEDFWKHRLALLSAANKYDIMDLKDACEESLLEDINSGNVLERLQEAWLYQLDKLKKGCLAYLLDFGKIYDVREEMNDFFRNADRELVVEMFQELLAVWKPT
- the LOC125198799 gene encoding BTB/POZ domain-containing protein At1g21780-like isoform X2; this encodes MADTKVETIARLAQWKIESFGPTNLYKRSEPFKIGIWNWHLSVEKNRSVYIRLFPEPSRVSKEQPPIARFIIRVSTSASNRRPYVSPIHERLLRSSDDFACPIDINFQGRFVIDVEFLDLKICPINGGEGSSIWPSDGLMQSQASQSTLRCLCRMLDEEIHADVTINSSDGSLRAHRAILSASSPVFMSMFEHDLKEKESSTIDIEDMTSESCMALLTYLYGAISQEDFWKHRLALLSAANKYDIMDLKDACEESLLEDINSGNVLERLQEAWLYQLDKLKKGCLAYLLDFGKIYDVREEMNDFFRNADRELVVEMFQELLAVWKPT